GGTGCCCGCCAACTTGGCGGAAGCCATCATCAAGAAGCAGCAATAGGGGTACTCACCATGGGTAAAGCGAAATTCGAGCGGAAGAAGCCGCACGTAAACATCGGCACCATCGGCCATATCGACCACGGCAAGACCACGCTGACGGCCGCCATCACCAAGACCCTGTCCATGAAGGGCTGGGCCCAGTTCACGGCCTTCGATCAGATCGACAAGGCCCCTGAAGAGAAAGAGCGCGGCATCACCATCGCCACGGCGCACGTGGAGTACGAGACCGCCAATCGTCACTACGCGCACGTGGACTGCCCGGGTCACGCCGACTACATCAAGAACATGATCACGGGCGCGGCCCAGATGGACGGCGCGATCATCGTCGTGGCCGCCACCGACGGCCCCATGCCCCAGACGCGTGAGCACATCCTGCTCGCCCGTCAGGTCGGCGTGCCGGCCCTGGTGGTCTTCCTGAACAAGGTCGACCTGGTGGACGACGAGGAGCTGCTTGAGCTTGTCGAGCTCGAAGTGCGCGAGCTTCTGTCCAAGTACGACTACCCCGGCGACGACACCCCGGTGGTGCGCGGCTCGGCCCTGCAGGCCCTGGAGTCCGACGACGTGAACTCCGACGCCTGCAAGCCGATCTTCGAGCTCATGAAGGCCTGCGACGAGTTCATTCCCGAGCCGCAGCGCGACATCGAGCGCCCCTTCCTGATGCCCATCGAGGACGTGTTCTCCATCTCCGGCCGCGGCACCGTGGTCACGGGACGCGTGGAGCGCGGAATCATCAAGGTCGGCGGTGAAGTGGCCATCATCGGCATCAAGGATACGGTCAAGACGACCTGCACGGGCGTTGAGATGTTCCGCAAGATCCTGGACCAGGGCCAGGCGGGCGACAACGTGGGCGTGCTGCTGCGCGGCGTCAAGCGCGAGGACGTGGAGCGCGGCCAGGTGCTGGCTGCCCCGAACTCGATCACGCCGCACAAGAAGTTCAATGCCGAGGTGTACATTCTGTCCAAGGAAGAGGGCGGCCGTCATACGCCGTTCTTCTCCGGATATCGTCCGCAGTTCTATTTCCGCACCACGGACATCACCGGTGTGGTGACCCTGGCCGAGGGCGTGGAGATGGTCATGCCCGGCGACAATGCCACGTTCATGGTCGAGCTGATCGCCCCCATCGCCATGGAGAAGGGCCTGCGCTTCGCCATCCGCGAGGGCGGACGCACCGTGGGCGCCGGCGTTGTCTCCGAAATCACGGAGTAAGACAATGGTTGCAATGACGAGCGATCGCATCCGCATCAAGCTGAAATCCTATGACTACCGCATCCTCGATAAGGCGGTGGCCGAGATCGTTGATACGGCGCGTAATACTGGAGCGGCCATAGCCGGTCCCATTCCGCTGCCGACCAACATTAACAAGGTGACGGTCAACCGCTCTGTGCACGTTGACAAGAAGTCGCGTGAACAGTTCGAGCTGCGCATCCATAAGCGCCTGCTGGACATCTTGGAGCCCACGCAGCAAACCGTGGACGCGCTCGGCAAGTTGTCTCTGCCTGCCGGCGTGGATGTCGAAATCAAGCTGTAGTGTGAGGAAGGACATGGCCAATCACAATCTAGGATTACTCGGACGCAAGCTGGGCATGACCCGGATCTTCGCGGACGACGGCACCATCACTCCGGTGACTGTCATTGCAGTCGGCCCCTGTCCGGTGCTCCAGGTCAAGAATACGGAGACCGATGGCTACACAGCCCTTCAGGTCGGTTACGATTCTATTCCCGAGCGCAAGATGAACAAGCCCACGCTTGGCCACCAGTCCAAGGCTGGCAAGGGTTTTTTCCGCTTCGCACGTGAGTTCCGTATTCAGGATGTTTCTGAATATGCAGTTGGTCAGGATCTGACCACCGAGCTGTTCAAGCGCGGCGACCGCGTCAAGGTCACCGGCACTTCCAAGGGCAAGGGATTCCAGGGCGTCATCAAGCGGCACAACTTCAAAGGCATGCGCGCATCGCACGGCGCCGAGAAGGTCCACCGCTCTCCGGGTTCCGTAGGTAACAACACGTATCCAGGCCGCGTCATTCCCGGCAAAAAGATGCCTGGCCAAATGGGCAACCGTCGCGTGACCTACAAGAATTTGGAGGTCATCGAGGTTCGGCCCGAGGAGAACGTCATCCTCATTAGGGGCCAGATCCCGGGTGCCAAGAACAGCCTGATTATGGTACGTAAGCAGAGCTAGGGGAAAGACCATGGCTGTTGTTAAAGTAGTCGATCAAGCGAAGAAAGAAATCGGCGACATCGAGTTGGCGCCAGAGGTCTTCGAAGTCCCGGTCCGCCCCGAGATTCTGAATCTCGTGGTACGCGCCCAGCGCGCGGCCGCCCGCTCCGGCACACATATGACCAAAAACCGTGCGCTCATCACTGGCGGCGGGAAAAAGCCCTGGCGTCAAAAGGGCACCGGACGCGCCCGCGCGGGTAGCTCCCGTTCCCCATTGTGGCGTCATGGTGCTACGACTTTTGGTCCTCAGCCCCGGTCGTATGCCTTCAAGGTGAACAAGAAAGTCAGAGCTCTTGCGCTGAAGATGGCCTTGTCCTCCAAGTTAGCCGGTAACGACCTCATGGTGCTGAACGGCATCATCATGGACGAGATCAAGACCAAGAAGTTCGCCGCGGTCGCCAAGGGTCTTGGGCTGCAAAAGGCCTTGATCGTCCTGAATGAAGTTGATAATACGCTCACTCTTTCGGCCCGGAATGTCCCGGACATCAAAGTACTTATGGCGGACCAGCTCAACGTATACGATGTGCTGAAGTACCCGCAGCTGGTGATGCTCCAGAGCGCCGTCGAGTCCGTACAGGAAAGGTTGAAATAACCATGGATTACACACAAATCCTCATTAAGCCTGTAATATCCGAGAAGGCTACGGCATTGAAGGACACCGATAATCAGGTAACCTTCTATGTCCACCCGGAAGCCAACAAAATTGAGATCGTGCGAGCTGTGGAAGAGGCCTTCAAAGTGAAAGTCGAGGCTGTGAACGTCATCCGCAGGCAGCCGCAGGCGAGAAAGCGCTCGGGCCGGAACATTGGCAAGGCGCCTGGCTATAAGAAGGCCTACGTCACATTGGCTAAGGGCGATAAAATCGAGTTCTTCGAAGGAGTGTAAGAGACATGGCTGTTCGCAAGCTCAAGCCCACGTCTGCGGGACGTCGCTTCCAGACGGTCTCGGACTTCGAGGAAATCACAAAGATCGCACCTGAGAAGTCTTTGACCGAAGGCCTTTGCAAGAAGGCTGGCCGCAACAACAATGGCCGCATCACTTCGCGTCGCCGTGGCGGCGGCCATAAGAAGCTGTACCGCATCATTGATTTCAAGCGCGACAAGGTTGGCGTTCCCGCCAAGGTCGCCAGCATTGAATATGATCCTAACCGTAGTGCGCGCATCGCACTGCTGCATTACGCCGACGGTGAGAAGCGCTACATTCTGGCTCCGGTTGGCATCAATGCCGGTGATAATGTCGTGGCTGGTGATACAGCCGATATCAAGCCCGGCAATGCCTTGGCGCTGATCAAGATTCCCGTTGGCACAATCGTGCACAACATTGAGTTGTACCCGGGCCGTGGAGGCCAGTTCTGCCGCGCAGCCGGAACGTATGCTCAGGTGATCGCGAAGGAAGGCAACCACGCCTTGTTGCGCATGCCTTCGGGCGAGGTGCGTAAGGTGCTGGCCACCTGCACGGCCACTGTCGGCCAGGTGGGTAACATCCAGCACGAGAACATCTCTCTCGGCAAGGCTGGCCGCAACCGTTGGCTCGGCCAGCGGCCCAAGGTGCGCGGCGTGGCCATGAACCCCGTCGATCACCCGCTTGGTGGCGGCGAGGGCAGAAGCTCCGGCGGACGTCATCCGGTGTCGCCGTGGGGCATGCCCACCAAGGGCTACAAGACCAGGAGCCGCAAGAAGCAGTCTTCCAAGCTGATCATCAAGCGGCGCGGCGAGAAATAGGAGTAGACCATGCCCAGATCGCTCAAGAAAGGGCCCTTTATCGATAACCACCTTCAGAAGAAGGTGGAGAAGGCCAACGAGACCAGGGACCGCCGGGTGATCAAAACCTGGTCCCGGCGTTCAACAATCGTCCCGGAAATGGTTGGTATGACTTTCGCCGTGCATAACGGCCGCAAGTTCATTCCTGTGTTCGTTAGCGAGAATATGGTCGGCCACAAACTCGGAGAGTTTTCTCCGACGAGGACCTATTTCGGCCATGCCGCGGACAAAAAGACCAAAGCGGGCAAGAAGTAAGGGGTGAACGATGGAAGCTAGAGCAACCGCTAAGTTCATCCGCATCTCTCCCCAGAAGACCCGCATAGTTGCTCGCAACATTAATGGTCTTCCAGTTGAAGATGCGATAAATGTGCTGAAGTTCACGCCCAAGAAGGCCGCATTCGAAGTCGGCAAGGTTCTGCATTCGGCCGTAGCTAATGCCGAGCAGATTCCAGGCGTGGACATTGACTCCCTGAAGGTCAAGCAGGTTATCATTAACCCAGGGCCAATGTGGAAACGCATCATGCCCCGGGCAATGGGCCGCGCCTACAGGATACTGAAACGGACCAGCCACATCACCGTGGTTGTCGAGGAAAGCTAAGAGGCGAACATGGGTCAGAAAGTCCATCCCTACGGTTTTCGGCTTGGGTACAACAAGAACTGGTTGTCCCGTTGGTACAGCAAGAAAGACTATCCTGCATTCGTGTACGAGGACGACAAAGTCCGCAAGTACGTGAAAAAGGCTCTGTACCACGCCGGTCTTTCGCGCATCGAAATCGAGCGCGCAGGGGGCAAGGTTCGCCTCATAATCCATACTGCTCGCCCCGGCATCGTTATCGGACGCAAAGGCATTGAGATCGAGAAGATTCGCGACACTCTCAAGCATAAGTTCCAGCGCGACTTCTCCATCGAGGTCATCGAGATCCGTCGTCCGGAAATCGATGCCCAGCTCGTGGCCGAAAACATTGCCTTGCAGCTTGAGCGTCGCGTGGCTTTCCGCCGCGCCATGAAGCGCACCGTGGGGTTGGCCCGCAAGTTCGGCGCAGAGGGCATCAAGTTGTCCTGTTCCGGTCGCTTGGCCGGCGCCGAGATTGCCCGTCAGGAGTGGTACCGCGATGGCCGCGTGCCCCTGCAGACCCTGCGCGCTGATCTCGACTACGGTTTCGCCGAGGCCCGCACCACCTACGGAGTCATCGGGGTCAAGGTCTGGATCTTCAAGGGTGAAATCTTGGA
This region of Desulfocurvibacter africanus subsp. africanus DSM 2603 genomic DNA includes:
- the rpsS gene encoding 30S ribosomal protein S19, yielding MPRSLKKGPFIDNHLQKKVEKANETRDRRVIKTWSRRSTIVPEMVGMTFAVHNGRKFIPVFVSENMVGHKLGEFSPTRTYFGHAADKKTKAGKK
- the rpsJ gene encoding 30S ribosomal protein S10, whose protein sequence is MVAMTSDRIRIKLKSYDYRILDKAVAEIVDTARNTGAAIAGPIPLPTNINKVTVNRSVHVDKKSREQFELRIHKRLLDILEPTQQTVDALGKLSLPAGVDVEIKL
- the tuf gene encoding elongation factor Tu, translating into MGKAKFERKKPHVNIGTIGHIDHGKTTLTAAITKTLSMKGWAQFTAFDQIDKAPEEKERGITIATAHVEYETANRHYAHVDCPGHADYIKNMITGAAQMDGAIIVVAATDGPMPQTREHILLARQVGVPALVVFLNKVDLVDDEELLELVELEVRELLSKYDYPGDDTPVVRGSALQALESDDVNSDACKPIFELMKACDEFIPEPQRDIERPFLMPIEDVFSISGRGTVVTGRVERGIIKVGGEVAIIGIKDTVKTTCTGVEMFRKILDQGQAGDNVGVLLRGVKREDVERGQVLAAPNSITPHKKFNAEVYILSKEEGGRHTPFFSGYRPQFYFRTTDITGVVTLAEGVEMVMPGDNATFMVELIAPIAMEKGLRFAIREGGRTVGAGVVSEITE
- the rplD gene encoding 50S ribosomal protein L4 — protein: MAVVKVVDQAKKEIGDIELAPEVFEVPVRPEILNLVVRAQRAAARSGTHMTKNRALITGGGKKPWRQKGTGRARAGSSRSPLWRHGATTFGPQPRSYAFKVNKKVRALALKMALSSKLAGNDLMVLNGIIMDEIKTKKFAAVAKGLGLQKALIVLNEVDNTLTLSARNVPDIKVLMADQLNVYDVLKYPQLVMLQSAVESVQERLK
- the rplV gene encoding 50S ribosomal protein L22 — protein: MEARATAKFIRISPQKTRIVARNINGLPVEDAINVLKFTPKKAAFEVGKVLHSAVANAEQIPGVDIDSLKVKQVIINPGPMWKRIMPRAMGRAYRILKRTSHITVVVEES
- the rplB gene encoding 50S ribosomal protein L2, whose protein sequence is MAVRKLKPTSAGRRFQTVSDFEEITKIAPEKSLTEGLCKKAGRNNNGRITSRRRGGGHKKLYRIIDFKRDKVGVPAKVASIEYDPNRSARIALLHYADGEKRYILAPVGINAGDNVVAGDTADIKPGNALALIKIPVGTIVHNIELYPGRGGQFCRAAGTYAQVIAKEGNHALLRMPSGEVRKVLATCTATVGQVGNIQHENISLGKAGRNRWLGQRPKVRGVAMNPVDHPLGGGEGRSSGGRHPVSPWGMPTKGYKTRSRKKQSSKLIIKRRGEK
- the rplW gene encoding 50S ribosomal protein L23, with the protein product MDYTQILIKPVISEKATALKDTDNQVTFYVHPEANKIEIVRAVEEAFKVKVEAVNVIRRQPQARKRSGRNIGKAPGYKKAYVTLAKGDKIEFFEGV
- the rpsC gene encoding 30S ribosomal protein S3 produces the protein MGQKVHPYGFRLGYNKNWLSRWYSKKDYPAFVYEDDKVRKYVKKALYHAGLSRIEIERAGGKVRLIIHTARPGIVIGRKGIEIEKIRDTLKHKFQRDFSIEVIEIRRPEIDAQLVAENIALQLERRVAFRRAMKRTVGLARKFGAEGIKLSCSGRLAGAEIARQEWYRDGRVPLQTLRADLDYGFAEARTTYGVIGVKVWIFKGEILDEVEQ
- the rplC gene encoding 50S ribosomal protein L3; this encodes MANHNLGLLGRKLGMTRIFADDGTITPVTVIAVGPCPVLQVKNTETDGYTALQVGYDSIPERKMNKPTLGHQSKAGKGFFRFAREFRIQDVSEYAVGQDLTTELFKRGDRVKVTGTSKGKGFQGVIKRHNFKGMRASHGAEKVHRSPGSVGNNTYPGRVIPGKKMPGQMGNRRVTYKNLEVIEVRPEENVILIRGQIPGAKNSLIMVRKQS